The Quercus robur chromosome 3, dhQueRobu3.1, whole genome shotgun sequence DNA segment GGAgtattttatgaatatcattGTTAGGAATCCTTTCATACTTAGATAATGCACTTTTCCATTCTTGCGTAGTTCTTCCATACAATTCAGCACCCATTATTTCTAGAGCTAATGGAAGGCCTTTCGCGTAATGAATAGCTTGGTATGCAAGTTCCAAATAATCTTCTTTAAGTTTGTTTCCATGGCAAGCATGCATACTAAAGAGTTCAAGAGCTTCGTCATTATCTAATTCCTTTACCTCATAGGTTGAACAACCTTTTCCAAGAGTAGCTAGCAAGTGTTTGTCTCTTGTTGTGATAATGATTCTACTTCCAAAGGCAAACCAATCACATCCTCCAAGCAAATTTTCTACCTGAACCCATTTATCCACATCATCGATAACTAAAAGAATCCTCTTACAAGAAAGTCTTTCCTTTATCACATTGATTCCTCAAAATTTGTTTCCCACCTTCAAATTTTTATCCCCTAAGATCTCAAAAAGAAGTGTCTCTTGTAGTTCAATTACACTAGCATTTGTCCCTGACTTTTCTTTAATATTCTCTAGATAACTAAATCCTTCAAAACGATcacaaattctattaaaaatagCTTTTGCAATTGTTGTCTTACCTATTCCACTAGGGCCATATATCCCGATCATGTGAATATCATTCGACTCAATATCTGAAAGTATGGTCTTTACACGATAATTTACTCCAACCGGGTATCGAGCAACAAATAATGGTGTGcaatttaatttagaatttgagaTCTCCTCAACAATTCCTTGAATAAATTCTACACCTATCATTCAGAGAGCATATACGTATGCGATGAGTttgaatctaaaataaaaataagaagggATAAAATGGTGGGGCCCACACTTGAATTTATTGGTAAGATAatttaagtataattttttgttttgcaatccATAAAATAGTGGGGCCCAcacttgaatttattatttggctaatattttctaaatacagTTTTCCAAAAACTGTATCCTATTTTCCTGATTTAGAATAGGATTTTAAAAATGACTAAAGGGGTATTTTAAGTAtacagaaaatgtttttaatgacatagttgtaaataaattgaaaacaatagaCTCCACTTAACTCTTTTACCTCTTGAACTTATCTTTATCCCAAAAAGAATTCTTTAtactgttttgaaaacaaaaacaaaaattctcctACCACCAATCAAGCCCTTAATGTGTATAAAAAttactaagtatttttttagcaccaaaaaaaaaaaagtttttaattttttagatacatagttgtttaaatttttgataaatttgtttaaagGTAATTCAATaacttcaaaattaaaataaataaataaataaataaaaaagacaagaCATCTGACGATGTTCCCCTAAATTTTTCTAATCAGggtaaaaaatttagcaataaaaTTCAGAAATCAGCGGTCATCACAAAGCCATTAAAACTAAGAAATCAGCACAAGAATGGTCATTGAATACATACCCATACTGGTAATGCCAACCAGATATATTGCCAGCTTCAGTTAGAGCTTCTCTCCACCTTTGAACCTTGTTGTTATCCTTGACTTTTCCATGCTCAGCCAGTGCTTCCCCGAATTTTCCCTTTTGGTTACGAACTTCTGATGGATCCACATTGTAGAAAACCGGCCGCACCAACTGATCATTCTTCTTACACTCAACAATCTTGGCAAGTTCATCCAAACACCAAGCGGAGGATGCATAATTTTCAGAGAAAACGACAATTGAAATTGTTGAACTCTCTATGGTTTTGAGAAGTTGGGCAGAAATTTGTTCTCCTCTTGGGAGATTATCATCGATGAAGGTGCGAATACCCCGCCGAACCAAAGCGTTATACAAGTGGCCTATAAAACCAAGGCGGGTATCTTCACCTCTAAAACTCAAGAAGACGTCAAAGTTCATGGGTCGGTGGGTGAAAGAGGAAGATGAGACTTCATTGCCGGTCACAAGAGACATGGGAGATATAGGAATTGATGGTTGGGATGACCTGAAAGGAAGAGGAGAaactgagaaagaaagaaatgggaTTTGGAATTGGAAGAGACGACTGACGAGAGGAGTAGTCAGTTTGCAAAGAAAAGGAGCGTCTGGACGCGTGTTTAAGCTGTCTAAGCACACCGTTCATGACTTTTTATTCTATGATCAATTCTCAAATCACATATGATAATGTcagcttggaaaaaaaaagggtgtaaAATAAATACCCAAgttaaaaatgtttttgtttttcaaaaaaagaaatattaaaaatgtttctttgctctcaaaaaaaaagttcaacaCGTTTTAAAAAATTGGCTTATCTCCCTTATTGTGGAACCTCTTGGAAATTTGGGAACAACATGAGAGAATGTATCTgtttgttggaaattttttctttttattttttgataaatgttAATGGATGCTATAAGTCCATTTGTTAATAGGccaattttagaaatttttttatgcgaaaagaaaaaaaaagcaattgacTTTTTAGActgctttttatatttcttataaaattaatattaaaattttcttggaatgatttattaacaaatgacatcctaaaaatttattcaaattagCAAATCAATAAAGTGCTCATCCAAACGTAACTATGTTTGTCAAACATACGTGGCTACATGGTGTTGATGAAGCCATCTGCTGTAATACTAATACCTTCAgttcttttaattttcaaataatatttgaaaatttaaaaaaaaaaaaattgataatttgttcAACTCAAAGCCCCACTAACAGAAGAAGTGTCATTACTCTTTAATCTTGTAAGGTTTCTTCCATCTAACTAGTCAAGCATGGCATATCTGGGTACACTTTCCAAAAGCACCTTACAGCTGAATTCTTTCTTCAAATCCTAGTCCtccaaaatcaagaaaaaaaatgttttgctaTAATACAGATTCTTCTTAATCCCTTCTTAAGAATTAGCTTTCAATTgtttctcgaaaaaaaaaaaaaaggagaagaattAGCTTTCAATTTATATGGTACACCGGGTACCTTAACTATATTTTAGCTCAGTTATTGCATTGAACAACATTGCATATCTTCCATGATCCTCATGTACAAagacccaaaatttcaacactATGTTTCATGGGTTCTAAAGAACCACATATGCCCTTGTTCATGTTCTCCTTGGTCAAAGAAGACCTTTTTTTCCTCACTGCATTAGCATCAACTATATACTGAATAGGATGTTCTAATTGCTCTACGACTCAAAATCCTCCATTTGATAGGTCCAAATTTTGCAATAATTCAGAGGTTCTAAAATCCTTTTTATGGAATTGCATTCAAGAAAGAGAGTATCAGATTGTTTCCAATCTTTATATTTCAAGTAGCCTCTCTAATGCTAATACCTTCACTTCCTCCAAATTCACTGAAACCTTGCAGTCTTGTTCACTAGAGTAACGGCACCAATAGTGGGAGAGAGATTGAGTTGGTTAGTTAGTTAGGTAGTGACAATGGAGAAGTGGTTTTGAGTGGTATTGATAAGGAGAGAGATGGGAGGGGCAGAGAGAAATGGGTTTTGGGTGAAGAGGCACTGAGGCAGGAGTAGTAGGAGGGATCTGATGGGAGATTAGTGGAAAAGAAGAGAGGTAGGGTGGGGAATTGAGGAGTatggagaggagagagagagagaggggaagtGCAGTGGTTTTGAGGGAGTGGGGAAGAGAGAAGGGATGACCATGCCAAGGGAATGTGGACATTCTTGAAAAATGTAAATACTGGTGTCCACATTTTATATATGGTGTGCAAGTATGTGGACACTGTTAGATGTGAAGTAATAagcagtttatttattttttgataaagccAAAAGGAAGGGTTGGTACAAGCTTTTATTGCAAGACCAAGAGATATTCATATACAATTTAGAAGGAAATTTAGCTATAGAACCCTAACCTAAGTTAGTATCCTGTTATGAGCAGCAAAAATACACACGCAGCCCCTGCTTTGGCAAGTCAGAACTCAGAAGCATCTTCCACTATCACTTTTATTCATCATGGAAGCTTTTTCTCCTCCGTGCAGATATCTTCCAATACATTACTTGCAATCAAGAGGACAAGGAGGGAGAATTCTTTAAGCATAGCTATGaaaagaaccttttttttttaaatgcaaaacATCCAGCAGTCTTCTTTGCCTAATGTATCACAACGGAAGAAACTAGAAacagtttttgaaatttttcctCCAACTTGGAGAAGTTTTCCAAATGGTGATCACCAATTGCCAATTTTCAGGAGCTGTGCACACCCAGACAGACCCCTCTGGTGTTTGATCTCTGGTGTTTGATCTTAAGCTTGCAATGCCTGAGCTGTTACAAAAGCACTGGAGTACCTGCAAAATAGAGGCTTAGAGAGCATTAGGAAAGATTGCATAGAGCTATCTTTTTCACAATTTATAAAATCTGGTTGCTTAAATAAATCACTATTAAGAAAGTGTATTAGAAAGAAAGATCAATAATTTTTTGCCTTCTAGGTCTATACCAATTAGTAACCATCCAAACTTCCCCTGACTACTCAGTACTCGCATGTTTTGACAACATATGGATTCTCCTCAATTGCTTCTTTTATCTCTTCCTTGATGACTCTCTGAACTTTTTAACGGCATGCTGAGGTTTATGAAGTCAAAGATTTTCATTTCTTCTCTGATGAGATATTTTGAATACCCTAGTTGGACATTGCATATCCTCAATTATCATTAATCCCCATTAGAAAGGCATTATTGTCGTTCTCCATTTTTATGTTCAAACAACTTGATCTGCCATTCCGACTTTCATTACCATAAATCAAGCATAGGTCACAAAAAACAATTTAGGAACATTTAGCAAAGTCAtcaaaaaaatgcatatatgaTTGCATAAATACTAACAAACATATCCCACATTTGTGAATATGATTTCACAACTGTCTTTCATTCTTAGTGCCACCTGAATAACAAAAGCACCAGAATACAGTAAATACCTCTAATTATCTCCTCACGCCCTGATAAGCCTccccattttttttccatttttatggTAAGTCATGTGCTAGCTAATAAGCCTTGCCAAAATCTGACACGTTTTGATGGTACACAAATACCATTATATTGAGAACTACATGAAACCCACAAATAATTTAACCCAAACATGGATGCCACTTAATCTGCATAAAAATAATCAGAGGTCATTACCATCGAAATATGTTGTCCTACAATTAAAATAGGAATAGACTCATATCGAACTACaaggaataataaaataaagtgatTCACATTTTGATAAAGATCAAGATTTATTCTAAACTTCCAGCAGAACCCACAGCATCTACATCTTAACTTAATGaatgaaacttcaaaaataattttattcatatACATGCCTTCCCATGCCTTTTTCAATGTGTTAACACCTCAAGCCCATGTTCAGGTAAGACAAGAAAAACTATAGGAGAATAtcatgctttgttttgtttaacaatCCAAAGTTTTGCAACAATTTGATACGATTCTAAGGAAggaacaaaatataatttataaaatgaaataaaacacacacacacacacaaaaaaaagaaaaaaagattgcaCTTAAGTTTATCTAACActgaagagagaggaaaatagaTTGTGGCATATATACTGTAAAGAGTACTCTTAAAAGAGCAATCTTGCTTAGCTTTGACAAATATAATTTCTGACAACCGCAATGTCCACGTTTGTTCAATCATTACATTCCAAACATAGTTATAATGCTGACAAATGCCAGTTGGGAGTGGAGTGAGTTGACAAGAACTGAGAATATCACTCTTAAAAAGTGGAGAGACATAAGCTGAAGTCCATCTTTTCCCGTAACCAAATGCGTTACAGTTAAAGTTGTTAAACAGATACAAagaattttcacaaataaaaactgagtaatcacaaatatatataccaTAGAATCATTGAAACTCATAAAATACATTATACATACTTGATGTttgaaagaggaagaggaagttGAAGATGAGACTCCTTTGCTGTTCATAAGAGCTAATAACGGGGATTGAATTCATGAGAAGATCTGAAAGGAGTATGTAACTTTGAGAagataacttttctttttccttttcttcttttaataaaGTAGGATTGAAATTGAATGCTTTGATCGATGATTTTCGTTGCTAAATAACCCTAAAATTCTAAGTATTTCGTTAGTTGTCCTGTTACGAAACAATTTGTAataatagcatctcgagtttcttaaactcgagATCCAATTTAAAAATCGAGCTTTTAAGACtcgtttttgttgtttttcagTTGCTGACATGGCGAAAGTTTCCACTTGGATAGCAAGtttataaaactcgattttggaaatcgagttttataaaCTCGCTTTCGCTTTAACGCTTTTTTCCCTTACCACTTAAAACAATCTACAGAGACCCGTTCAAAATCTCTCAATCTCAGACACcgctctctcaaactctctcaaactctTCCCCTCACTGtggaaatttcaaaatcaactcactctctcaaactctGTCAAACTCGCCGTGCGGAAGGTGGTTCTCCCATTGAGACTCAGCCACCGAAACTGAGTTCTGCTCCCATTGACAGTGAGGCACTCAAAGTCAGTACTGCTCCCATTGAACCACCGTGCGCCTAaggtactctctctttctcgaaCTCCAATCTTAGGTTTTGGAGTTTCATGATGTTTCCTATTTCGTTTTTCAATTTCAGatctttctgggttttggttgtTCATGTCATTTCAGTGAATGCATGTATATTATTCTGTTTGGTTGTTTGGGAAATTAATGTTAGCAAAACTGATTGAGCATTTGATTGGGTTTCattagtttaaaaagtgttaatATCTGGATTACATTGATATTTAATCTAGTTTGTTGGGGtttcatttgatttgtttgtgggttttgtttgatttgtttgtgggttttgtttgatttgtttgtgtatCTTGTTTCATGGTATTTTCACtgatttgttttgggtttgttttaattttctgatTGTATTTTCGTTTGTGGGTTTGTAAAGCAAATTATGGGTTTGATGAAATGGTTCTATGAACGGTGTATGAGTTGTGAAGTAATAAGTGAGaatattcatttgaaaaaaatgagaacttACACCTGAAAAATAATGGAAGGAAATGGAGTCAACAAAACAATAcatctaagaatttttttttattgggttaaaAATACTCAAATCAAGCCAAGGAacgaaagataaaaa contains these protein-coding regions:
- the LOC126719265 gene encoding disease resistance protein RUN1-like yields the protein MIGVEFIQGIVEEISNSKLNCTPLFVARYPVGVNYRVKTILSDIESNDIHMIGIYGPSGIGKTTIAKAIFNRICDRFEGFSYLENIKEKSGTNASVIELQETLLFEILGDKNLKVENLLGGCDWFAFGSRIIITTRDKHLLATLGKGCSTYEVKELDNDEALELFSMHACHGNKLKEDYLELAYQAIHYAKGLPLALEIMGAELYGRTTQEWKNILNACNLYPLFGIQKLVDKSLITLSEYNALSMHDLVQQMGREIVRQESLQMLGRRSRLWCYEDVLEVVIENMV
- the LOC126719266 gene encoding disease resistance protein RUN1-like, whose protein sequence is MSLVTGNEVSSSSFTHRPMNFDVFLSFRGEDTRLGFIGHLYNALVRRGIRTFIDDNLPRGEQISAQLLKTIESSTISIVVFSENYASSAWCLDELAKIVECKKNDQLVRPVFYNVDPSEVRNQKGKFGEALAEHGKVKDNNKVQRWREALTEAGNISGWHYQYGYVFNDHSCADFLVLMAL